Proteins co-encoded in one Erwinia sp. genomic window:
- the yidD_2 gene encoding Putative membrane protein insertion efficiency factor (ID:JIFNMEKO_03332;~source:Prodigal:2.6), whose translation MASPLSPGSRFLIALLRVYQRVISPLLGPHCRFHPSCSQYSIEALRRFGVIKGSWLTVKRVLKCHPLNPGGNDPVPPK comes from the coding sequence ATGGCGTCGCCATTGTCGCCTGGCTCGCGGTTCCTGATCGCGCTGCTCCGCGTTTATCAACGCGTGATCAGTCCACTATTAGGTCCTCATTGCCGCTTTCACCCAAGCTGTTCTCAATACAGTATTGAGGCATTACGCAGGTTTGGTGTGATAAAAGGAAGTTGGTTGACAGTAAAACGCGTATTAAAATGTCATCCACTTAACCCTGGTGGTAACGACCCGGTTCCACCTAAATAA